The Aythya fuligula isolate bAytFul2 chromosome 5, bAytFul2.pri, whole genome shotgun sequence sequence CGCTTGAGCTTCGTCGGGTTCCGGATCTGAGGGGAAGAGGCAGCTGTCAGGCAGGTGGCAAGGCACTGCAGCTTAGCCTAATGCTCCTGGGAACGTCTCCGGGCTCCTCCAGCTCCCGCGGCAGGGAGGAGGCAATAATCTTCACCCCACCACCCGCAGCTCCCAGGCCTCTTCCCACCGGACTCACCACTTGGACAATTTCCGCCTTCCGCTCGTTCTCCAGGCGCCGCTTCAGGTTCTCCTCCCGCCGCCGCTTCTTCTCCTGCGGGCGAAGCACcaaaaccagccctgcagctcccaccctCCACCCTTAAACCCCAACCAGCGCTGGCCCACGGCGCAGCCGAGCTGCCAGCCAGGGAGCTGCACAGCTACAGCAGCACGTGCACCAAACCCACTGCACGAAGCCGAGCTGTTGGCACGAGGTCTGAGCTGATTGAGCGAGTTTAGCCCACGCCAGCAACTCGCAGCTGGCAGGACACGTGGCAGGACAGTGGGGCAGGGGGCTTGGTGCCCTGCCTGGCCGCACCGAGGGTTGTGGGACAGCTCTGCCACGACAGCCCCGAGCCCAGGGCACGGGCACGGAGGCGACACCGTGCAGTGAGGAGAGCCAGAAGCCTCTGCCCGCAGCCTGGCAGCGCTCAGAGCTCGCCGTGCGCCCCCAGAGGGGCTGCACCCCACACCGCAGCCCCGTTACCTCGCGCTGCCgctgcttcccctcctgcagctgccgCGCCAGCTCTCGGAccagcctcctctcctgccGCTCCTTCACCTTGCGCTCCCAGGAGGCGCGCAGGGGCTTGTCCCGGACCATCAGCGAGAACCTGCCGGGGACACGGGGCCGtgcgggcagcggggccgggcggggccgggcggggccgccccccccccgcagcccggTGCCCCCGGCGCGGCCCGCACCTCTTCCTGCCGGGGTCCTTCCACACGCGCCCCGATTTGGGCCTGCCCCGGGGGATGGCGGCCACCGCCGCCTCCTTCCGCTTCTTGGCGGCCTTGcggcgccgcggggccgggcccggggccgtgccgggcgcTGGGGCCGAGCTCGGGGCCTCCcccccgggccccgccgccgccgccgccccgtcCCGCTCCATCCTCCACGAGGCGCCTTCCCGGCGGCGCTGCGTCATGACGTCATAGCGCGCCCTGCTTCCGCGCTGACGCCGCCTTCCGCCCtcccgccgccatcttggtgCCGGGCAGAGCGACCCCCCCCGACCTCAACACCGCCCTCCTCCTACCGCGCCGCCATCTTAGTGCCGGGCAGCGGCCGCCATGTTTGTGCCGGGCAGCGGCTTCACCcccccctccaccaccaccaccaccaccgtcCCGGTGCTCGCCCCCCCGCGGGCACGGGGAGACGCGAGGCGGCGGCTGGGGGTTGGGGGGGCGTTTATTGGGGGTCCCGAGGGGCTTCCGCTGAGGCTTCGGAGTCTGGGCCTGCTCCGTGGGGCCTGGGCCTGCTCCGTGGGGCCTGGGCCTGGTCCGTGGGGCCCGGTCCTGCTCCGTGGGCCCGTTCCTGCTCCGTGGGCCCGTTCCCGGTCCTGTTACAGCGCCTGTGGGGCAGAGGCGGAGGAGGCCGTGCCCAGGCCATGCCCAGGCCATGCCCAGGCCGTGGGGGACACGGCGGGCGCAGGGGCCGCGTGGCGCCGCTCACCATGCGGGTGTAGCTGTGGCGCCTGACAGCCGAGCAGCCGAAGGCCAGCGCCGCCACCGCCGTGCAGAACTCGAGCAGGCAGAAGAGCACTGCCACGGCGTCCAGCCCGTTGCTCAGCGCCTGCCGGCAGCGGGacccctggggctggcagctcgCCCACCGGcagctcccggtgcccccctcCGTGCCCCCCGGCCGTACCTTGGTGTTGGGGTTGAAGCA is a genomic window containing:
- the CCDC86 gene encoding coiled-coil domain-containing protein 86; its protein translation is MTQRRREGASWRMERDGAAAAAGPGGEAPSSAPAPGTAPGPAPRRRKAAKKRKEAAVAAIPRGRPKSGRVWKDPGRKRFSLMVRDKPLRASWERKVKERQERRLVRELARQLQEGKQRQREEKKRRREENLKRRLENERKAEIVQVIRNPTKLKRAKKKQLRRVEKRDTLAALQKAPVRHKAATE